The following coding sequences are from one Sciurus carolinensis chromosome 11, mSciCar1.2, whole genome shotgun sequence window:
- the LOC124958765 gene encoding olfactory receptor 8D1, which yields MAIANHSTATMFVLLGLTQHPELQLPLFLLFLGIYVVTVAGNLGMILLIAVSPVLHTPMYYFLSSLSFIDFCSSTVITPKMLVNFLWKKNLILHFECMAQLFFFVVFVVAEGYLLTAMAYDRYVAICSPLLYNVTMSSWLCSLLVLVAFILGVLSAVAHTSAMMKLTFCKSHIINHYFCDVLPLLNLSCSNTHLNELLLFVIGGFNTLVPTLAVTISYAFIFYSILRIRSSEGRSKAFGTCSSHLMAVGIFFGSITFMYFKPPSSNSLDQEKVSSVFYTTVIPLLNPLIYSLRNKDVKKALRKVLVGR from the coding sequence ATGGCCATAGCAAATCATTCTACAGCAACCATGTTTGTCCTACTTGGTTTAACACAGCACCCAGAGCTCCAGCTGCCCCTCTTCCTCCTGTTCCTGGGAATCTACGTGGTGACAGTGGCAGGAAACCTGGGCATGATCCTCCTGATTGCAGTCAGCCCTGTGCTTCACACCCCCATGTACTATTTCCTCAGCAGTTTGtccttcattgatttctgctcttccACTGTTATCACCCCCAAAATGCTGGTGAACTTTCTATGGAAAAAGAATTTGATCCTTCATTTTGAGTGCATGGCCCagctatttttctttgtggtcttTGTGGTGGCTGAGGGCTACCTCCTGACTGCCATGGCATATGATCGCTATGTTGCCATCTGCAGCCCACTGCTTTATAATGTGACTATGTCCTCTTGGCTCTGCTCACTGCTAGTGCTGGTGGCCTTCATCCTGGGTGTTCTGTCTGCCGTGGCTCATACAAGTGCCATGATGAAATTGACCTTCTGCAAATCCCACATCATCAATCATTACTTCTGTGATGTTCTTCCCCTCCTCAATCTCTCCTGCTCCAACACGCACCTCAATGAGCTTCTACTTTTTGTCATAGGGGGATTCAACACCTTGGTGCCTACCTTGGCTGTTACCATCTCCTATGCCTTCATCTTCTATAGCATCCTTCGCATCCGCTCTTCAGAGGGCCGTTCCAAAGCTTTTGGAACTTGCAGCTCTCATCTCATGGCTGTGGGAATCTTCTTTGGATCTATCACCTTCATGTATTTCAAGCCCCCTTCAAGTAACTCTCTGGACCAGGAGAAGGTGTCTTCTGTGTTCTATACCACAGTGATCCCCTTGCTGAATCCTTTAATTTACAgtctgaggaacaaggatgtgaagaaagcaTTGAGGAAGGTCTTAGTGGGGAGATGA
- the LOC124959682 gene encoding olfactory receptor 8D1-like — protein sequence MTRCNFSTMTEFVLQGLTDRPELQLPLFLLFLWVYGITVVGNLCILLLITADSKLQTPMYFFLGNLSFLDLFYSSAVTPKLLGNFIWEQNVISYSGCMTQLFFYCTFAIAECYMLAAMAYDRYAAICNPLLYSVTMSQKACSVLVTGVYIMAAIGAVAHTSSMIRLSFHGDNVIHHYFCDIIPLLQLSCSNTYLNELLVAIIGGFNVLATTGPITVSYAFILKSILRIPSAEGRSKAFSTCGSHLTAVGVFYGSIIFMYFKPASSHSMVQEKVASVFYTTLIPMLNPLIYSLRNRDVKHVLRKVLRKRRGPPQG from the coding sequence ATGACCAGATGCAATTTTTCCACCATGACTGAATTTGTCCTCCAGGGATTAACAGACCGACCGGAGCTCCAACTACCCCTCTTTCTCCTGTTTCTATGGGTCTATGGGATCACTGTGGTGGGAAACCTGTGTATACTCCTCCTAATCACTGCTGATTCCAAGCTCCAAACtcccatgtacttttttcttgGTAATTTGTCATTCTTAGATCTCTTTTATTCCTCAGCTGTTACCCCCAAACTGCTGGGAAACTTTATATGGGAACAAAATGTGATCTCCTATTCTGGGTGTATGACACAGCTCTTTTTCTATTGCACATTTGCTATTGCTGAGTGCTACATGCTGGCAGCCATGGCATATGATAGATATGCTGCTATCTGCAATCCACTGCTGTACAGTGTCACCATGTCCCAAAAGGCATGCAGTGTGCTGGTGACAGGGGTCTATATCATGGCAGCTATTGGAGCTGTGGCCCACACTTCCTCCATGATCAGGCTCTCCTTCCATGGGGACAATGTCATCCACCATTACTTCTGTGACATAATTCCCCTCCTACAGCTGTCCTGCTCTAATACCTATCTCAATGAGCTCCTGGTGGCAATCATAGGTGGATTCAATGTGTTAGCAACAACTGGGCCCATCACCGTGTCCTATGCCTTCATACTCAAAAGCATTCTTCGAATACCCTCAGCTGAGGGCAGATCCAAAGCCTTTAGTACCTGTGGCTCTCATCTGACAGCTGTTGGTGTCTTCTATGGATCCatcatatttatgtatttcaagCCAGCATCCAGCCACAGCATGGTCCAGGAGAAGGTGGCCTCTGTTTTCTATACCACACtgatccccatgctgaaccccttgaTCTACAGCTTGAGGAATAGGGATGTAAAACATGTTCTGAGAAAAGTATTGAGAAAGAGACGTGGCCCACCCCAGGGTTAG